The following are encoded in a window of Megalops cyprinoides isolate fMegCyp1 chromosome 16, fMegCyp1.pri, whole genome shotgun sequence genomic DNA:
- the pfdn6 gene encoding prefoldin subunit 6, protein MAEAIQKKLQSELEKYQQMQKDVSKSMSARQKLEAQLTENNIVKEELDLLDGQNTVYKLIGPVLVKQDLDEAKATVAKRLEYINGEIQRYETLLKEMERKSDQHREVLASLQQEYQRAQGRAVGKV, encoded by the exons ATGGCAGAAGCGATTCAGAAGAAATTACAATCAGAACTGGAAAAATACCAGCAGATGCAGAAAG ACGTCAGCAAAAGCATGTCGGCCAGGCAGAAACTGGAGGCCCAGTTAACGGAGAATAATATTGTCAAAGAG GAGCTGGACCTGCTAGATGGTCAGAACACAGTGTACAAGCTGATTGGACCAGTTTTGGTGAAGCAGGACCTGGATGAAGCGAAAGCGACAGTAGCCAAGAGGCTGGAGTACATAAACGGCGAAAT CCAGCGCTATGAGACATTATTGAAAGAGATGGAGCGCAAGTCAGATCAGCACCGCGAGGTTCTGGCCAGCCTGCAGCAGGAGTACCAGCGGGCCCAGGGCCGGGCTGTAGGAAAGGTCTGA